The DNA segment AGCCAGAACAATCAGAACCTCTTAATCTCAAGCAAAATGGTGTTTCCTTCATATAGACTTTCTTGGAGTGGGAAGTTCTTCAACCCATGATGATGACAATTAGTGGACCATGACAGACTTTAACACACAATTAACTATTATAGTTAGTGCCGTTTTGAGGAGAAAATTGCAACATGCGTATTACAAGGCCTATTCAGAATTTACAGTTCATTTTGCTGTTGTTTTCAATATGTTTCCTTTGTGAAGAATTATGTCTTTACTTTTGCCTTTTCTTTGTTCTAATAATTGTTCCATCGAATTCCCTTTAAAGAACAAGTTTTTTGTTACTGCAACGTGTCCTATGATATTTGTTTCCCGTATTATACGTTCATGTTAATCTAATCAAATgcatatatacatgcatatacagtaaaatgtaatttataatAAGATCATCATAAATGCAACTCATAACTTTTCTATTATCACTTTTGTCTTTTAGTTCGACCGCCATGCTACTTTTTTTGGGGgttgttaaaaaaatcaaattagattgtataattgtttggtttggtttcaaTGTTTTGGCTATTTTTTAGTACAACTCGATTCATAATTTGTGAGTTCATGATCCCAAACTATCTGAAATGAACCAAAGCATTCACATCCTAGCGTAAAGTGGGTTAAAactaatttgtaaatatttattatttaagtttttgttaCTACAAATTAGATAAACAGTGcataactaaataattttatgtggaACACTTTAGGACATGTATTATAGTTAATAGAGTGAATAAAGTATTAGTGtaaattgagaaaaagaaaattaactatCTACAACTAAAGTATTAGTATTACCTAATAAACCATTAAACCGAtaactatattttaataaatataaaccgATAACTAACAGATGGTTTTCATGTGatgcatgtttgattttttaaattaggtCTGAATTCAAGTGTTGTGTAAAGAAAAATCACATTCAGAGAGATTAATCTTACAATATTGCAAGTTGGTTTGGATAAGTTAGTTTACACTCGATTGTAATaatttaccagagtttttaatGCAGTCATTATTTGAACACAAAAAAATGATACTATATAtgcttatatatatgtaatttgaatttttttatttttttattttatccttttcacATGATAACATTTTATTGTCCCATTTTGgtatttaaaatacaatttccTTTTCAATACGTTCATTCTCCTTACGGAAAAGTATATGAtaataacaaatgaataaaatgctctgtctataaaaaaaaatggataaaataatataatcctCCAAGTTGCTTTCGCGTAGATTCAGGCCCTTTTATTTGGGCCTTGATGTGTACCCATCCCAGTCTTGTAAACACAAAGGTTgttgacaaaaagaaaaaaaaaacgaaatagaaatgtttaaaatcaatcaaaaacaCTCTTTGAAAAGAAACCGCGGTTGGCGAGGATCGAATGTGGGTCGTCATATACTACCACGACTTGATGCTTGTATtccaacttttttattatttattaggtaTCAACATATAGTCACAAATTTTTGGACATACCTAAACTCTGTTCTAAGCAGCAATGTTATAGAGTGAAGATGCAGCTCACACAGAAAATGccattgatttatttatttatcataacaagggctaaaaattaaacattagacAGCAAACTGAtgcaaaataaatatcaattcaTTTTATACGTAATTTGAAAATCGAAGGGTATTCTCCAGCGTTTCATCATATTAGCGCAATTCTTAAGAGAAAATTTTCCGTTGCCCCAGTtcctttcttttaataaaatgggGAATGTGTGTGGTTTTCAACCTAGTCCCATGGTTCGGGACTTTCATATATAGGAGAGATTGCATGGACAAATGCTTGACATATTAGTTTAAATAAAGTTGTAATCTTTGAATGGTGAGAAGTTTGAGCCTAATTCTTTTGTCCGTTATATATAGGTAATCATCAAAGCCATCAGCAACCGTGATGGAAATCAATATTCATTAAGGAAAACATGTGAAGGTTGCAACAACCCGCCAGAAAGAAACAATTCAATGACATTGAAAATATTTCCAAAGAAGTTGTGATCATGTGATTCATGTCTGTTACAGTTTCAGGCTCATAATTGCAATTTATAACCTGGGTTCTGGATTGGATTAATAACTGGCAGCTTAATTTTCGGTGAAAATCTGTTACACAGTTTACAGTTTAATCCTTTGGCAATTAGGTTTTACTAAAACTCTGATACAATGATTATGACTCTGATCCATTGGTTAAAGTCCTTCCAAGATGGTATGACTCTCCAGAATGTAATTGATGCAATGGCCTACACAATAAAGTGCCTTACATTGTCATAAAACTAGAAACTATAAAGTGAAATGCAATTGTGATATTACATTAGCCACAAGACCACAAACACATGATATAAATAGTAGTACCGTGCAACAAATTACAGAAAGtcatgaatcatgatataaTACTCTTTAATTAATAGTTAACTGTAAATGATATCCAACACTGCAGAAGTCAAATCACTAACACCATCAAGTTCTGACTCAGAAAGTGAGACAACCTTCCTCTTGATCTTCTGAACCGATTCCAACGTGTCAGAAGGTATGGAAGTGAGTGGTCCTGACCCAGGATTTTGGCTGTTAAACACAGAGAACACAGTTGCAACTTGTGCACCACGATTCAGCAAGAAGTGAAACAACCCTTTGGGGATCACAAACACATCACCAGCCCTGAGAATCTTCTGGAAGAGCTGGTTCCGAGTGTCAAGAAACGCAGCGACTACATCACCTTGGCTGACATAGATCATCTCAGTGGCTCTTGGATGATTGTGGAGGTTCACAAGGCCATCCACTTCAATGTCACTTCTACCAATCGCGAGGCCGAGTGCGTTGAGCCCCGGAAACTTGGAAGCTGTAACAATTTTAACTAATGAACCTAACTTGTCTCTTGAACCTGGCTTGCTTAGTTCCATGCTCTTGAAATCATGTGCAATTGTGTTATTTGGGTTCTCGCAGGGGAAGCCATTGAGGAATATGGTTTGCTTTTGGGGAGGAATTGTAGGGCAATAGTCCTTCACATTGTCACATTCTGCTAAAGAAACATGTGTGTGGCTAATGGCTATGCCTATAAGAAACATTAGGGAGAAGGAAAAATGAGACTTTATCTTCATCTTGAATTGGTTTTTTGCTTACTTAGTCAATATTGTTTAGTCTGGTTCAacattatataatatatgaacATGTGTAAGCTAAGGTGTCGATGATGTGACGAATCTTTGCCAATGAAACAAGTTATGACAACATTCTTGGAGTTCACTGCTTGATTAGCCAGTGTGATGCATTGCTTGCAAGAAACATTATGCGATCTAATGGATCGGCTTAGAACAGTAGAACTTGTTGTATTCATCACTAGTATATATGACAGCAGCAGAATGTGATGGGTTTTGAGCATGaattaatgaatttatttattcggtttaaaaatggaagaattcAAATAAATCAACATGTCAATTTTTAGGTCATGTTTCTACTTTTGGCAGTTGATGTCTCGAACCGAATAAGGCTGTGAATTGTGATGGTTGGAGGAGAGCAAACCCTTTATTATGTGCACGGTTCCTACGCCATTGAAAATAATCGATCGTAGAAGAAAACTGTGATTATTTTGTTATAGCTAGTACTAGTAtggttattttattctattgcATTACTctgtacaaaaaatattaacactATAATTTCTCAGTAttcacattttaaaatataaatattatattataggaAACTACGCcatagttttcttttcttttcaaataaatttacgGGTCAAGATCTCGacaagtaaaaatattattgttaccGTCATCATCGATAAAAGAATTCTTTTCCTAGTTTATCTATACAATTAAATGCGTGCACATATAAAatgatgaataataataaaataatttccagACTTTATGCTAATCCCTTATTCTATTTAATACAAGTTGAAACACTTTAATATATCCTTGTACTATGTAAATAATTTCCTGGCCTTATTCATGTCCGTCATTATACCGATGCCCATCAGAATCATATAACCTAGGAATAGTGAATTAATGACTTTCGCAAATTTccgtattagaaaaaaaaattgaaagacctGATCTGATTCAAAATTGTTTTGTTCAATGAATTGGTTCACTCTATATTCAACTTTGGGCTCTCCAACCAAGAATAAACTGCCCTATACAACagtaacaaaaaaatgttaaaaaaaccaTCTCGTTGAGTAAAACAAAAGAATCACTTGCTTCCCCGCTAACCAAACCAATGTGCATTGAAACTCCATGTTCTATAGCCACCAACCGTGGCGAGAGAGGGGGCACAATATCAATCAAATAATACTCTGCACGTTCCAATCACAAACCTTACTCATCAGATTATATGCCCGTGCCACCCAAAATAGGAAATTGTCACCTTAATTCAGGCTTCAAAACCCAGTTCAATTCAGCTCAATTTGTTGTGCCtcacaaaaataatatacttaAGCAACACTGAAAACTGCTTCATCAAATCATAATGTGAGCAAAAGCCTGCTTTTTCCTTTGCTGGAACTTTGAACCATCCAGGATCCATATAGCAGATCAGGAAGCTGAACACCAGGATGAATAGCTATTGTTCCGCAACTCAGGACATGGAACAGGGAAAACCTCGGTGGCAAAACCAGAGACATATTCACAACGCCATCTCGCAGATAAGGCTACACCATGTAGGGTAATGTTTTTGAAGCACAAGCCTTCAAATGATGAACCCTCTACACCTTCCAAAACCGGGGCTTTTGTTGAATTTACACTGACCACATTACTGATTAAAATGTCTTTGAATCTAGGAACAGCTTTTGGATCCCACCCATCATCAGGGTGGTCATTTGAACCTCTACTGAACCTAATGGGTATCTTCACTCTCTCCATTCTTATATCACTAATACTAACATTTGTTATGTAGCCTCCTCTGCCTTTGTCAGATTTTATGCGAACACCAGCTGCAGAATCCCACACGTGCAAATTCTCAATTGTGATATTTGAAATTCCGCCAGACATTTCACTACCTATGCCTACTCCAGAACAAGTTGGGGTAGTGCCTGATATTCTTCTTACTATAATATTTGTGCTAGGATGGGCCATGGTTATTCCATAGTGATCCCAACCACTCTTAATGGCTACAAGATCATCCCCACTTTCTATGTAGTTATCTTCAATACATACATTGGTACTTGAGTCTGTATTGTTTAAAAAGGAAATTCATTAGTGAGGAACTATATAAGGTGATTTGCGTCGATCATTTGAACACAGCAGAGCAGGATAACAGAATGGAAGAAAAGAGGATAAAGAGTAACAAGGGAGAAAGGCAAACCTGGGTCTATGCCATCAGTATTTGGGGCATTAAGAGGAGCCAAGATTGTCATCCCTTTGACCACAACATTGCTGAATCAAAACACGGCAGCTTATTCAATTTCATCAGGCGTTTGTGGTTACAAAGGCTAAAAACACACTAGTGCGAACTGAACCAAGTTCTTACAGTATCAGACAACAACAATTAGATAGGATATAATTGTGCACAATATTATTTTACCCCCAATAAATTGAACTGAATTGTGGGCAAGTAGCCTCCCAAAAATCACAAAGGATGTCTCTGGTTAAATAGTTTAATTAAGTACTTATTCAACAAGTCTTATCACATTAAGATCCTTTTAGAATAAACTTCTCTATAAGcaattatataagaaaaaaaaaagaaaataaattgagcttcttacataaactaaaatcaacttatgcacttcAGTTTTTGGATAAGTTAGATGAAAAAGTTTCTAACCTACTTATTTTCTACTGTTAtaagtgtttattgataaatttatctAAACAAAGCCTAAGACTTATATCACAAGCGCTTGAGTCAGAGTAAAAttgttgcaattgaattgggggtttggaAAATATTACTAGTCCTCCAACAAAACTGCTAACTGCATTTGAAGTCTTGTGATGCCATTTGTGAGTCTTGACTTATAGCTGACATTTTGttttaagatataatataataatattgtacTCCTAGGAATGACATCTCCAGTAATCGAGAATGTTATTTCTGAGTAAATTCAAAAATGTATTTGGCTAGATTTTTCTAGGAATcttactttaaaatattatttctgattagaataaaaagtataatttataggtggattggaaaataaaaatgaagcaaaaatacaGCATTTCCACCCCTTATCATTTGTGTAAAAATTGAAGTAGTAAAACATGAGATTACTACTTTCTTGGAACTGAACAATAGTAAGGAATAATTTTTCAAAGCTTAtaacaaatatgaaaatattgtaCATTCCTAAGTTCAcattccaaaaaataaatatttaaaccgTGAAACAAGTCACTGAAGTGAAAATGTATAGCCAAAAAGATCAAACCTGCAGTAAACAGGATGGATGGTCCAAAAAGGGGAATTTCGAAAGGTGAGGTTCGATATAAGAACATTATCCGAGCTGATTAGCTCAAGGAGGTGCCCTCTCGTGTGCTCCAATGTTCTGTTCCACCAAAGTTCCCACCACATCCTTCCTTGACCATCCACTGTCCCATTTTGTCCTACAAAACCACATAACTAATAAAATGCCTGCCAACAATATGTGAACCGCATACTCAATTATTTCAACTAAATAATCTCGTCTTTTTCCTTTCTAATGGAATCACTAACTTAGTTGAAATTAATGAAATAGCAGTGAAATATGTAACTAACTTTTTTGTCTGGAATAGTCTGTGGAGTCCCACAGACTTGATATAATTAATGCAAATTGACATTTCGCCCTCATAAACTACTTTGCTAACAATTAACATATTGTTCATCCCAGGAGGGAATTTTATTTGTTCTCTTCCTCTTCCCACGATTAATTTGTTGTTGCACGGAATAAGCTCTTGTGCTTTACCTGTAATGACAACATTGCTAATGCCATTTCCATGTATAAGGCTAATATGTCTTCCTCCTAGCCtctctctgcctcttccatacGATGGCAATGGCTCAATTATTGGCCATTCTTTTGGGTCCTGtggatcaaaatttaaattaataaacaaaaccatacTTTCACCAAATTGTCAGAACCATAATTAACATCAAATTTAAGGCATTTAcagaataaacaaaaaaaaaaagttattaaacagGCATGATTTGGTCGGCAGTAGTCGGTACCATGTGGTTGCTAATTGTACCATTTGTCGCAGCACGAGTCAAAAagcaatttctcaccttttttctGAAGAAAAATCCAAGAAAAACTGCAAAACTACAATTTtccgataaaaaaaatgtagatgACTTTTGAAAGGacgtaaatttattatattttttcatcaagaaaaaacaacaaatcGGAACCACATGCGAAACCGAAGCTGCACCCACGTATTCCTCCGTCAACCCAGCCGgctattatcattttttttattgaaacaaaataaattaatttaaacacgCATAAATTcgtaaattcaaaaacaaaacaaaagaaatataaaatataaaaaaagttggaACCTGAGAGGCGAGAATAACGGCACCGTGGTGAAGAAAAAGCGTGAAATTGCTTGTGAGATTGAAACTGCCGGTGAGCCAAGTTCCGGTGGGGATATTAAGCTGGGCCCCACCGCGGTTCTGGAAGCGCTGCATGTACCGAATCGCCCTCCGAAACGATTCGGTATTGGATGTTTTCCCGTCTCCGACGCCGCCGAAATCCTCGATCGACAAGACGACCTTCCTCGGCGGAACATCGCGGAAGAAGCCGGCGCAGGTTGGGGTAGTTGTTGGATAGGGCCCGGGCTGTAGGCCCGAGAGGAACCAAACGGGCCTGGCGGGAAGGTGGAGGGTGAGAAAGGTGACGAGGGTGAAGAGGAGGAAGATGAGGGCCCAGGAGGGTCGGGTACAGGTTCCCAGGACCACGGCTCCAAAGGTTGTTTTGCCGGATTCCATATATATAATAGGAATGGAACAGAACAGGGGGTGaatgatttgattttgttatggTTGGaaaaggtggtggtggtggtggtggtggcggcgATGGAGGAGAAAAAGAATAGAGAGTGGTGGAGATGGCGCATAGGGTGTGTTGTGAAGCTGGAAGGAAGT comes from the Glycine soja cultivar W05 chromosome 6, ASM419377v2, whole genome shotgun sequence genome and includes:
- the LOC114415788 gene encoding germin-like protein subfamily 3 member 4, which translates into the protein MKIKSHFSFSLMFLIGIAISHTHVSLAECDNVKDYCPTIPPQKQTIFLNGFPCENPNNTIAHDFKSMELSKPGSRDKLGSLVKIVTASKFPGLNALGLAIGRSDIEVDGLVNLHNHPRATEMIYVSQGDVVAAFLDTRNQLFQKILRAGDVFVIPKGLFHFLLNRGAQVATVFSVFNSQNPGSGPLTSIPSDTLESVQKIKRKVVSLSESELDGVSDLTSAVLDIIYS
- the LOC114415787 gene encoding probable polygalacturonase; the encoded protein is MESGKTTFGAVVLGTCTRPSWALIFLLFTLVTFLTLHLPARPVWFLSGLQPGPYPTTTPTCAGFFRDVPPRKVVLSIEDFGGVGDGKTSNTESFRRAIRYMQRFQNRGGAQLNIPTGTWLTGSFNLTSNFTLFLHHGAVILASQDPKEWPIIEPLPSYGRGRERLGGRHISLIHGNGISNVVITGQNGTVDGQGRMWWELWWNRTLEHTRGHLLELISSDNVLISNLTFRNSPFWTIHPVYCSNVVVKGMTILAPLNAPNTDGIDPDSSTNVCIEDNYIESGDDLVAIKSGWDHYGITMAHPSTNIIVRRISGTTPTCSGVGIGSEMSGGISNITIENLHVWDSAAGVRIKSDKGRGGYITNVSISDIRMERVKIPIRFSRGSNDHPDDGWDPKAVPRFKDILISNVVSVNSTKAPVLEGVEGSSFEGLCFKNITLHGVALSARWRCEYVSGFATEVFPVPCPELRNNSYSSWCSAS